The stretch of DNA AAGGTAAATGCCGCTGTCGGAGAATCGATCAACGACGTTCCCCAGCGATGCCCCGCCCAACCAATCCGCTGGATGAGATAGGGAAAGGCCCACGCCCAAGTCGCCGTGGCGAACAACAAAGTCCCGGCCACGGTTAACAGTTTCGTATCCTGCGCCGGTCCCGTTTTGAGACGAAACCCAATCGCAATCGTGATTGCGGCGGCCAACAACACGGCCGAGGAGACGGCGGGGGTATTTCCCAAGAGTGCGGCAAACTGTGCCTGCCAAGCCCACAGAAAAACCCCGGAAATGCCACCGACGAGGAGACACGCTCCTTTGAAGAGCGAACCCGGCGAGACGGCGGCGCGAGCGAACTTCTTAAGATGACCGATGATCATGGCGTCCTTGCCAACTGAGAATTCGGCGAATGTGCAACGTGCGGCACGACTGGTCTAACAGTATCACCAGAGTGAAAGCCCCTGCCTGCACGGATTTTAAGATGATTTCAAAACGTTCTGAGTCAGATTTTGAGAGCGGTGTTGTAATCGATCGGCAGATTTTGCCGCAAGAGCAGTCTTTCGGGCACAATTGGCAGGGGCCAGAACGACAAAAAAACCGCCCCAGTGCCGCGTAATGCGGGCGACCGGGACGGTTCGGTTTTGCCTGGTTTGTCATGAAAAATCAACGCCCCGCCACCGCAAGGCACGGGGACGAGGCGTCGGAAACGTCAAATCGAGTTGCTTTGCAGATCTAATACTTCAACTCGATGCTGTAAATCCCCTCAAAGTACCAGTCGCGGGCACGGTCGAAACCGCTACCGCCGTGGAAATAATCACGGCCGGCTCCTCCCCACATGTTGTCGTTGCCGCTCCCGCCGGAGAGGTAGTCGTTTCCGCTATCTCCATACATGTTGTCGTGACCGGCTTGGCCATACATCACGTCCCGGTCAGCGCCACCACGCATGAAGTCGTTGCCGTCACCCCCTTGCATGATATCGCTTCCGGCATCGCCGTACATGTTGTCGTTACCGTCCTGGCCCCACATCTCGTCGTCGCCGGACCCGCCAAACATGTTATCGTTGTGATCCCCTCCGACGAGGTAATCGTTACCGTACCCTCCGTAGAGCGTATCGTTACCGTTCGATCCGTAGATGGTGTCGCTTCCGGCAGCGCCATACATCAAGTCGTTCCCGGTTCCACCGACCAGTTGGTCGTCACCGGAGGCACCGTAGATGGAGTCGTTACCGTTTCGGCCCCAGATTCTATCGTTGCCAGCATCGCCGGCGAGCATATCGACATTAAATCCACCGACCAGGGTATCGTTTCCATTCCCCCCGTAGGCGTACGAACGGATGCTCGTGTCATTACGGAAGTAGTCGTTGCCGTCACCTCCCACGAATTGAACGAGATCAACGTCGGAAGTTCGAAAATAGCGGGTATGCGTATGTCCGCTATGTGTCCTCATGACCAGGATATAGTTGCTGTCGTTTTCGTAATACTGAACTTGAACCGTATCGTTGGCCGAAGTTCCTTCGATTCGTAGCGTACCACCCTCGAGGTCGACTGATCCGGCCATCAAGCGACGGTCTTCTAGGTTTTCAAAGCCCAGGTTGGCCTTGGTTTGCTTTTTCGATAATTTTCTGTCGGTCTTGTTCCCAAATAATTTCATCCGTAGTACTCGTTTCATTTTGAATCTGAAACCGATTCCCACCGTATTACTCCGGCTGGGACGCGTCTCAGATCGTTACCGTGAATGGCGAAAGTGTCACACAGACATTTCGCTCGCACGAACCCAAGCGCGAGAACCGCAGATCTGTTACACCCTTTCCTCAGAAAAAACGAAATAACGTCCAATTGAGTGAAAAACAGCCAAAAACAGGGAAATACAGCGAATTCCAGCAATGTTACAATGAGCACAACATGAGAGGCATTCGTTACAGAGGCTTACTGAAATGAACAGCAACCGCAGTCCGCAGCCCGGGGAATTGCCGGGGCCATTCACCATTCCAGCCGCTTGGCGCGGCGCAGAGCTCTTGCAGCGCGACGACTGGCTGATCGAATTGACCGCCGGCCACATCGGCGAAATCGAAGCGGCGCTCAGCAGTGCGGAAGCGAGCGGACGTCCCGTTGAGCAGGGGACGATCGCAGAATTCCCGCTGCCCGAGTTAGGACAACTCTTATCCCGCGTCCAAGATCAACTCGAACACGGGTCGGGCGGGTGCATGATCCGTGGCTTGCCGGTTAAGAAATTCAGCGAAGAACAACTCCGCCGGATCTTCTGGGGCATCGCCCTGCATTTGGGGACACCGGTCTCGCAGAGCGCCGCGGGAGAACGGATTTTCAGCGTTCGCGATGAGGGTTTCAAAGTTGGCCAACCGCAGGCCCGTGGACCGAATACCAAAAAGCGGCTCAGCTTCCACACCGATCGTTGCGATGTCATCGGATTCCTCTGCCTGCAACCAGCTGCACAGGGGGGCGACAATCAACTAGTCAGCTCGGTGACGTTGTACAACGTAATCCGCGAGAAGCGTCCCGACCTAGCACGGGTGTTGATGCAGCCGTTTTACTACGCGCGGCACAATGTCGATCAGGGCAATGAACTCCCTTATTGCCGGCAACCAATCTTCGCCTTTCACGAGGGATATTTCGCCGCCGCCTATCTACGCGTATTGATCGACCGCGCCTACGCACTGCCCGAATTACCCGACATGACCGACGAACAACACGAAGCGCTGGCCTATTTAGAGGAGACGGCCGCCGACCCACAATTGCACGTCACGTTCCGGCAGCAAGCGGGCGACCTGTTGTTCTTAAACAACTGGGTCACATTTCATCGCCGCGACGAGTTCCAGGACGCAGAGGAACTGGAATTGCGGCGGCACCTACTAAGAATCTGGCTCGCCGTCCCCAACAGCCGCCCCCTCGACCCACTCTTCGAAGCCAACTACGGCGCCACCGCCGCCGGCGCTATCCGTGGCGGGATGAAACCCAAGGGGTGAAGTTCAGCGACGCTGCCGCCCAAACGAAAAATGTTTTGCTGCAATATGATCTGCCAGAATCGAGTGATTGCGCGTCGGGCTGCATGCCTATAGTATACAAGTGATACGTTGATCATTTTAAAAACAAGTTATGCCACCAAGCTCACTTCATGATACGCTCATGCCCTCAATGTGAAGTCACGCTCAGCAAAGTCTGGTGGCATGGCGACAGCGAGATGGGGTATTGCAAACACTGCGGAGTATTATCATTAGCAACGGTGTGCGACGTAGCACAAGAAGAGATTGCCTATGAGACGGAGTTTGAAGCGACTGCGGTCAATGACAATTCCAGTGATTTCCTCCTGCGACTGTCGCGACTCGTCTCAGATTACAATGTCATTCAGTTGAAAAAGATGGAAATAACTTCGAACGATCGTCGTATCGTGCCTCTTGGAATTCGGACGAATACGGTTGACCTTCACAGATTCATGGACCGAGTGAATGATCTCCGCCTCACGATTGAACTTCGGCCTGTCAATGAGGATTGAGGCTCACGAATCGGCTATCCACGCCTGCGAACGAACTGCGTAACAATCGCATGCACCGCTGCCGGGGCCATCCGTGGCGGCATGAAACCCAAGGGGAGAGGTTAAGCGACGATCGAGTGGCTGCGCGTTGGGCTGCGTACCTAACGCCTTCAAGTGAGACGTCGATTAATCTAAAATGACGTTATCCAAACCGGAGTTCGCACGATGAATCCGCGAACGGAATCAGACTCCCGCCTCATTGCCTCGCAATGGGCGGCCGAACTACTCGACGCCGATCAGACATGTCGTTTTATTGTCGTTCGATACGAACGTCGATCGTCGGGTGGCAAATGCTATCGAAAAGATCTTCACGCTGCAGACCAAGCATTGTTTGCTGCCTGCAAAGAGGGTGATCTACCTGTTGCCGCTGCGATCGCTCAATCTCTATCTCACTACGATGACTCTGGATTCGCATTTGCCGACACCGTTGAGACCTTAACCGAAGCACTTATTCCACGCGTTCAGGCTCGGCAAGACTGCTACGATCTTGCTGATTGGGGTGGCGGCGGCGCAGTGCTCACCGTGTGGTCGGATTAAACGGCGGAACACCACGAATTGCACCGAAGCACGCGATTAAGGTAAATTGGCTATGACAACGTTCACCACGCGTGCCCGGTGAATTCAACCGTTCCGCCAGAGCATATCTAGATTCATGCCTCAACCCGATCCAGCAAGTATCAAGACCTTTGCATCGCCGAAAGATCTCGGCCGGTGGCTCGAGGTGCATCACGCCACCGAAAGTGAATTGTGGGTGAAGATCTTCAAGAAGAAGTCTGGGATTCCGAGCGTGACTTGGGACGATGTCGTGATTGAGACGCTGTGCTGGGGCTGGATTGACGGCATCAAGAAGTCAATCGATGACCAAGCCTATCTCCAGCGGGTCACTCCCAGAAAAACGCGAAGCAACTGGTCAAAAAGGAACAGAGAGCATGCGGAGCGTTTGATCAGCGAGGGCCGGATGAGGGAGTCAGGACTCGTGCATGTTCATGCCGCCCAAGCGGATGGCCGGTGGGAGAACGCCTATACGGCCAGTGAAATGAAAGTACCAGCGGATTTCCTAGCAGCACTGCAGAGCAATCCGCAGGCGAAACAGTTTTTTGAAACGCTCAATAAATCGAGCCGTTATGTCATCGCCTACGGATTGACAAGTGCGAAGAAATCCGAAACCAGACAGAGGCGATTTGAAAAATTCATGAACATGCTAGCCTGCGAAGAAAAGCCGGACGTTGGCTTCAAAAAGACGAAAAAAGCATGATAATGCAATGCGTTGCATAGGAGCTGCGGGCCGCGCGGGGTCTAAATTCAATGTCGTTCGCCGCGGCCCGGTGAACGAGGACGTTCTGCGGTAAGGTCGCGTCTCATATGGCTCGTGAAAAATCTCCAGCACAAACACGTTTCGACGACATCATCAAAAGTGCGGTGACATCGGTCCTTAAACCACTGGGATTCCGCAAGTCCGCGCTAAACTTTCATCGCCGCCACAATGACGTCGTTCAGGTTGTCAACTTTCAATCCAGCCACAGTTCGTCCTGGGACGAGAAGCTATTCTACATCAACGTTGGCCTTGCGTTCGACGCTGTTTGCCAACTGGCCAGTATCGAGATCCTCGAAAAGCCCAAAGAATACGAATGCGATTCCCGGGGGACGCGAGAGCGTCTCGAAAGACTCTTGGACAATGTGCCTGACCGATGGTCAGTACGCGCCAATGAGGATTCGAGTCCCATTGCCGAGCACCTGAATTCGGCGATTGAACAACTGGCCAAAGACCTTGAGTCAATTGACGGCCTTCAGGCATACCGCACTCATCGGTGGTTTAATCAGTTTCGCCCAAAGCCAGTGAATGCCCAGATCCTCTACATCCTGGGTGATCTGGATGGCTCGTGGAACGAAGTGACTCAACTCTGTGAACACTTCGCTGATCGGCAGGCGATCAATCAGCCGAAATGGTGGATCGAAGAATTGGGACTTACAAAACTTGCGGCAAAGTGCTGTCCATAGAACCGCCTAACAATCCGCTGCACCGGAGCCGCAAGCCGGTGAACGGGGACGTTATCTACCACAGACTCAGGACGTGTCATGGATGAAAGCTCGTTGATCGCAGCGCTTAAGGAATCCCCATTTCACCAAAATCTTCTTGTGTTCCCGGGCGCAGCAGCAGACAATCATCAATTAGTCAGGTGCCTGAGAAGATGCATAAGCGAATGATTGCCCCTGATGTGACGACAATGAGGAAGCCAAAACCCCGTTAGCCAAATATCGTAATTTCAGAGCAACAGTCATATGTCAGACTTCAGTGATTTACCGCAGAATCGCCGCGAGACAGCCATACCACCTCGACGGTCGCGTGCGATTTGGTGGCTCTTGGGTGGGGGCGCTGCCGTCACGTTTCTTTGTTGCGGCGGCGTCATTGCATGCATTGCCTATCTGGGGGTCTTCGCTCCAGAAACATCCGTCTATACCGGCAACCGAATTCCGTCTCAATTCTTGCAGACAATCGAAAGCGTCGGCGCTTTGGACGATGGTGAGACAATTCTCTTTTTCTATTCCGACGGCATCACGGACATTCGCAATGGTTTCTACTTTGTCAGCGATAAAAAAGTCGTCATCTATTTGCAGGCTGCCCCCGATACGCCACTGACAAAAATCCCGTTTGAAGACATTCGTGAGGTCGAACTCTATCGAAACGAGTCATTTTTTGAGGACAGCGAAATCACGCTTTCCTTAGAAGACGGCCAGGTGCTCTCGTTCCCGGTTTCAAGTGAATTCGATCGTGATCAAAAGTTCTTCGAGGCGATCAAAGACCGTACGGACAAGGCATCCAAGAGTCAGTAAGTGTCGGCCAACCAGGCAAGGACGCAAGACAGTCACAACCACGCGCCCTCGTGACTAACGATCCCAGCGAATTTGTATCACCACCGTATCGGCCGGGCGAGGTTTTTGGCAATGTCACATACCGACCGGATTCTCAGACCAAATGGGGTCTAACGGACGAAAGTCTAGGGAGTGGCCAGATGAAAGAGGAAATCACTGCTTTGAGTCAGTCCCGCGATTGAAGATATTTGTGCTGGGGGCAAGCGATAGGGTGCAGCGAGGTTCGGCCGAAGCCTCGCCCTCCCAGTTTGAAAACAAGCCCTCAGCTGCAAACTAACCGGAGATCAGTGTTTCGGCGAATCATTCTTGCATCCCCAACGAGAGAGTCGGATAATCAGGCGAATATGACGTGTCTGAGAAGACGCACAACCGGATGGTCACTCCTCTCTTTACGGCACTTTGTCTGCCAAAACACTGTTGTCCGCTCGAAAATAACATGCATTGCCCATCCTGCGAAACTCCTTTGGAACGCTCGTTGTTTCAGGGAGTAACCATCGACAGTTGCACCACATGCGACGGAATGTGGTTCGACCCTGACGAACTTCGTACTGCCCTCCAGCGGGCAACCTCGCCGCCGCCCGCTGGACCAAAATCACAAATCAACGCAACGCCCCTGCCGTGCCCGAAATGTCAGACTGAGATGCCTGTCGTTGATTACGCATACCACTCGGGAATCGATATCAACCGCTGCAACCGTTGTTTGGGAGTCTGGCTTTCACGCGGCCAATTCGATCAGATTGCGCAATATGGTGTGGGCACCCCGACCGTCAATCGATTGGCTGCGAACCACATCGATATCATCAAAGACGCCAACCGAAGGCTATTCGGTCGCGAACTGCTCCGCTCCCGTTTTGTTTCTGGTTTTGTCGCCGTCCTCTACTTGGTGAGCGCGCTTGTTTTTGGCACCCCTGAGGTCGCTCTGAAGTTGGTCCGCTTCTTGCTGTTACCCCTCTTGTGCATTTGGTTCGCGGATGGAATTGGCAACCTCACCGGCATTTCATTAGGCCTTGGGCGGCCAGTCATCACCGAGAAGACGCCCGGCGACTTTGTTGCAATTGGCGGCTGGCTGTTGATGCTTTGTCCTGCCTTTGTGGCGCTTGTTGCTTGGTAACGACGGACAACATGACTTTACGCAAGGTCCCTTCGGGATCATCTTTGCTCTTTTGCAGCGGACGATCACGATGGTACACTGCTTGGGAATTCAGTGGGACTCGCTTCGGTTGCGGCGGTGACGTAAAAACTTCCCGTTCGATGGCTGGTCGTTGTGATCTTCAACAACCGGCAGGCGAGCGCGTCCTGTCGCGACGCGAGTTGAATTCTTCGGCATGGAGTCTAACGGACGAAACTCTAGGGAGTGGCCAGATGAGTGAGAAAATCACTGTCGAACTTGACTCGAAGTGGGAGCGCCGCGTGAACTCACCGCTATTCTGGGTAGTGTCAGCACTAACCGGCGTCTCGATAACCTATGCCCCGTTTTACCTCCATTGGGCTGGCCAAGGCGGTGATTCCGAATCTTCAGGGTGGCTGGTTCCGGCCTGCTTTGCCGTCATCTACTTGGTTCCACTCTTTTACATCAAACTTGGCGCTGAAGTCATCAAATCGATTCATGCAAAACGGGATCAAGACAAAGTCGACTGGTTTCCCTTGATGATGAATCGCCTTGGTCGTTTGTTTCGGCATCGCTGAACTAGGGCATGCCCACCGTTCGCTTCTTTCATCGCCGACGTTTAGAAGTTCCATTGAGCCAAATCGCGCCCATGGCACGGGACGATGGCACGTTGATTGATAAGCTACGTTTTTCGCACTTCTCACTGTGCCGAATGGCAATGTGATCAGCCGACGCGCGATGAGATCACGAATGGAAAGTTTTGTGACATACGAGGTTTCACCTTCAGCTCCCCAGTTGTTCAATGTTATAAATACCTATCTGCAATATGAAAATTTACGGTTATATAGTAGTTCACCGAGGTCGAAGCAGCCTTGGTCCTTGATTGACCGTTCGGTCTATTAAACATGGTTTTTGTCTGGTAAACTTATTGAACGGTTGTTCGACGTTTTCCGCCTCATTGAGGGGCGGCGTCGGGTGTGTTGTACGAATCGACGAGGTTGAAGATGGCTTCCCAAATTCATGCGGATGTTGACCCGACGCGAACTCCCCAGCGTCTTGGTTCCGCGAATTACCTTCTCTACATCGTGTTCGGCATGGTCCTGTTCGGAGCAATCGCGAGTGCTTTTCAGGATGCCAGTTCTCAGACACAATTATGGCTCATTATACTGGGACCAACCATCTGTTGCTTGGGAGTGTATGTCATCAGACTCGAAAGTCGGATTGCCGGTTTGGAGTCGCAAATGGATCGTCGCCAACCTGTGGACGACGCCTAACGTTGACTGCCACGCGGAGTCTGAAGACTTGAAAATGGGGGCAGCCAAAATACGTCGGCAGTCCGCTCTGCTCCCCATGCCGAAATGATGGTCTCTCAACGAGTGACAGCGGCCTTTTGCGAGCTTTCATCCGACTCGCTAACGTGCTTTCGAGCGCGTAGGCGTGCTTGTGGCTCTCAATAAAACGTTGCGCATGAGACACGCCAGAAAACACACGGATTCTCGGACCAAGCCTCATCGTACCCAATCCGAATCACGTTTCGGCTGTTACACCATGAGGTTTCGTATCATGCGCACCAACTACGAAGCTCACGACATTCCCTACAGGCGTAAGAAAGCTGCCGGTTGGCCTGGGTGGAATTCTGCGGAAGAAGTCCACGATTGCATTCAAACACTCAATGGGCTGTTAGAACCGCTTGAGGTTGCTTCAACAGCGGACGTCTGCGAGATCGGCTGCGGAGCAGGAAACCTGACAGATACTCTCGCCGATCGCGGCTGGTCTGTAACCGGTGTCGATGTGTCGAATGTGGCAATTCACTGGGCTCGGGAACGGTGTCGACAACAAAACGTGACATTTCTCCGAGGGAACATCTGTGAACGGGAGTTGTTCGCTCCCGCGTCTTTCGACTTAATCATTGACGGTCTCTGTCTGCATTGCATCATCGGAGAAGACCGTGATCGCGTGATTTCTAATCTTAGCTACTGGCTGAAGCCGGGCGGGAGAATCGTTGTCTTCACAATGTGTGGTGAGCCAAAAGGAAAAGATCGTGCTGGGTACGATCCAAAATCACGTTGTGCATTCTCGGGCGATATTGCAGTCAGGTATTTCGCGAAAGCGGAAGAGATCATCGATGAATTCCGCAAGGAATCGCTCCAGTGCACATTTCAGCAGGTCGTGGACCCGCCCAACGAGCAAGCGTCCTTGCGGGCGCTGTTCGAGAAACCGAGATAGACCGGAGAGCCAAACCCCGCCGACCGCGTCTGACTGCGGGCAGGGAAGTAGCTTTTAGTTGAGCGCACAAAAAAAACCGCCGACGTATGCACGTCAACGGTTTCCCTGCCCCACAAGGTTCTTTGACCAGCTATTCTAGACGGACTGCTGCCGTTTGCGTCGCCAGCCAACTCCGGCCCGAGCCAAGCCGCCTATTTAAACTAGACGTATAAAGGTACGGCGAGCGTATGCACAATCTTCCGAAAATCCTTGAGTTTCAGAAAATAGCTGAATGCGCACAAAAAAACGCCGACGCTTCACGCCGACGGTTGGAAATTTAAGTTGCAATCTGTTCCGC from Symmachiella dynata encodes:
- a CDS encoding calcium-binding protein → MKLFGNKTDRKLSKKQTKANLGFENLEDRRLMAGSVDLEGGTLRIEGTSANDTVQVQYYENDSNYILVMRTHSGHTHTRYFRTSDVDLVQFVGGDGNDYFRNDTSIRSYAYGGNGNDTLVGGFNVDMLAGDAGNDRIWGRNGNDSIYGASGDDQLVGGTGNDLMYGAAGSDTIYGSNGNDTLYGGYGNDYLVGGDHNDNMFGGSGDDEMWGQDGNDNMYGDAGSDIMQGGDGNDFMRGGADRDVMYGQAGHDNMYGDSGNDYLSGGSGNDNMWGGAGRDYFHGGSGFDRARDWYFEGIYSIELKY
- a CDS encoding TauD/TfdA family dioxygenase, which translates into the protein MNSNRSPQPGELPGPFTIPAAWRGAELLQRDDWLIELTAGHIGEIEAALSSAEASGRPVEQGTIAEFPLPELGQLLSRVQDQLEHGSGGCMIRGLPVKKFSEEQLRRIFWGIALHLGTPVSQSAAGERIFSVRDEGFKVGQPQARGPNTKKRLSFHTDRCDVIGFLCLQPAAQGGDNQLVSSVTLYNVIREKRPDLARVLMQPFYYARHNVDQGNELPYCRQPIFAFHEGYFAAAYLRVLIDRAYALPELPDMTDEQHEALAYLEETAADPQLHVTFRQQAGDLLFLNNWVTFHRRDEFQDAEELELRRHLLRIWLAVPNSRPLDPLFEANYGATAAGAIRGGMKPKG
- a CDS encoding YdeI/OmpD-associated family protein, with product MPQPDPASIKTFASPKDLGRWLEVHHATESELWVKIFKKKSGIPSVTWDDVVIETLCWGWIDGIKKSIDDQAYLQRVTPRKTRSNWSKRNREHAERLISEGRMRESGLVHVHAAQADGRWENAYTASEMKVPADFLAALQSNPQAKQFFETLNKSSRYVIAYGLTSAKKSETRQRRFEKFMNMLACEEKPDVGFKKTKKA
- a CDS encoding DUF4304 domain-containing protein — encoded protein: MAREKSPAQTRFDDIIKSAVTSVLKPLGFRKSALNFHRRHNDVVQVVNFQSSHSSSWDEKLFYINVGLAFDAVCQLASIEILEKPKEYECDSRGTRERLERLLDNVPDRWSVRANEDSSPIAEHLNSAIEQLAKDLESIDGLQAYRTHRWFNQFRPKPVNAQILYILGDLDGSWNEVTQLCEHFADRQAINQPKWWIEELGLTKLAAKCCP
- a CDS encoding zf-TFIIB domain-containing protein, which translates into the protein MHCPSCETPLERSLFQGVTIDSCTTCDGMWFDPDELRTALQRATSPPPAGPKSQINATPLPCPKCQTEMPVVDYAYHSGIDINRCNRCLGVWLSRGQFDQIAQYGVGTPTVNRLAANHIDIIKDANRRLFGRELLRSRFVSGFVAVLYLVSALVFGTPEVALKLVRFLLLPLLCIWFADGIGNLTGISLGLGRPVITEKTPGDFVAIGGWLLMLCPAFVALVAW
- a CDS encoding class I SAM-dependent methyltransferase, translating into MRTNYEAHDIPYRRKKAAGWPGWNSAEEVHDCIQTLNGLLEPLEVASTADVCEIGCGAGNLTDTLADRGWSVTGVDVSNVAIHWARERCRQQNVTFLRGNICERELFAPASFDLIIDGLCLHCIIGEDRDRVISNLSYWLKPGGRIVVFTMCGEPKGKDRAGYDPKSRCAFSGDIAVRYFAKAEEIIDEFRKESLQCTFQQVVDPPNEQASLRALFEKPR